A stretch of DNA from Acanthochromis polyacanthus isolate Apoly-LR-REF ecotype Palm Island chromosome 21, KAUST_Apoly_ChrSc, whole genome shotgun sequence:
attcatgccgaattaaagagctgctcctcaccattcacgagtgtttgtttcgtATTCGACATCCtcaactttatcttgtaaattagcgtccgaaattaaatgggaacatttgcaatggagttcgtcagccgcttccaccactgaacgcggtaaactaattaataggaactggacttcaaacaatttagacacggcgtctaaaagcgtaaaaactgcaatgtctaaagtgtgagaggagacggtgtatttttggttaaattatacaatgttcgccgtcaaagtcattcatataaactgcctgtaatgtgcagcaaatagtagttaaccggcgccagctcttcagtgaccttaacgggtccgtacctctagtacagatgctacaggtacgggtccgtccgtacctgtagcatcaaccattacagaaacatgaaaaaatattttggtaaTCAGCAATACTGTTAATTTTTTGTACAGTGGTGGCAAACACCTTACACTGGGTGGTGGTCTAATAAATTTGTTAAGcactgtatatatgtgtatatacatatatatgtatatatatgtgtatacaAATACCACTTGTTTCTATAGGGTGTGTTTGAGATCTTCCTTGTCACGGCTTGGAAAATGATACTTAAACAGTATCAAGGAAGCAGACTTTGCTTGAGATATAATGTAAAGTAAATTGGGTACCTGGATTAGTAGCACTGCAACACTTCAGATCCAGTGAACAATCAGAGTGTTGGTGTATTCAGACTCACTGCAGCTTGAtaaaagaaggagaaagacacAGCAGTCTGGTTTGTATGAGTTCTTTTCTGCAGTCTATGTATGAGTCTTTTTTTGTAGTGAAAGTCAGTGTGGGTTACCTTGGTTCCAGGGCGTGGTGTCACCGATCCCGCCCATCTCCGGGGCTTCACTGCGGGACGTTCTGGGCTCTCTCATGCTCTCTATTGTAGGTGGGACCAAGCCTTTTCCCATCTCCTTCACAACCCCTTTCAAACTGCCCTCccgttgttttgttttttttccttttctctcttcctgtcaCTCCTAAACATTTTCCTTCACCTACCACATACCCTCAGCTCAGCGGTATTTGGGTCTCCATTGGCTGATGAACTGTGACTGTTCACTTCTTCCTAATTGTTTAGGATGTGGACCACTCAGGCATGTTCTTTGAGGTACTTCTGGGAATGCCTCTCCACactcaaaatgttttgttgccttTGGACGAAATACAAGGGTCATGAATAATTAATGAATATGCAATGTGCGGTTGATTCCATTGTTTCTTTTAACAAGTAAATACATGAAGTGTCATTAGACCACTAGACTAGATTTTTATAGAGTGTTATTGGTTGTTGGGACATCttgataataaggaattacaatCATCTAGCCAAGAAGTTTACAAATAAAGAATGAGTAAACATCCTACGTAATATAAAGAGCATGGCAAATGAAATTCTTATCATCAGTGAAGAGTATTGGACTTCCCTTTAGACTATATAGGGTTAGGCTTAAACATAATTTTGGGTGCTAGAAGTGCGTGTGATGAGGGTATGTTAACTTATGTCCTATGGTACTGTGCTGAAGTACAGAGCTTTTTGACATCCATTCACAATGTCGTCCAAAGAACTGTTGGCTGTATTCACTTTGCCGGCTCATTCTATAGAAAGTAATGGTCTGGTTGCACCACACTGTCATTCTGCTGTAGAGCAAAACATGCtctggtttgtttgtatttctttatcGCAGTCATTGTGGGTGGTGCTAAGCAAATATTGTTGCTTGGTCCTCCTTTAAAATAGTGACAATTGAATTTTTTtgggtggaacatttgcacacaggaAGACGAGCACggtcattaaaatggataatccacCAAAGCCAGACAAAACCTGcgtttcagtttcattttcagtgcGGTAGTTTCCTGCTAGAGGTTGCTGTTGCTGTAGCCTGCGGCGAAAAAAACTGCCACATGCAGACAGTGGAAGGGGGGGACGATGCAAACCAATAGTAGGCTTATACCCGCAACCTACATCCAGTGAATCAGACTAGACAAACATTGGTCACAGGTCATGTCCCATCAGTTACAGAGTGGCATGATCACCTTGCTAGTGTAGCGGCATATGATCGGGTACCCTGATATcaaatggagtttttcttcattGCACACATCAACTTTCCCCAATATTTGATTCAGTTTTGTGAAAAAGTATTGTACTgatgtcttctatttttgcatatttctcacatttgaattttccagatcatcaaactaatatttatgtTTATGTGATGTTTGACCAAGATAACCcacacaacacaaaatgcagtttttaaatgattcttTAGAGATTATTTAAAACCTGTATCAgccctgtgaaaaagtatttgccctcctaaaccctaaccctggTTTGACAGCAGCAACTGCAGTTGAAAGTTTTACTCGTTCAACACACTTATGATGGACCTTTTTTAGCAGTGGGATTGTTGAAGTCTTCAGGCAGGGTGAAATGATGGATGTGGACAGCGACAGGTTGAAGATTTTGGTGTGATCATCCGCTGTGTTGAGTACCTCTGTGCATTTCTCTTTGTTTGCATGATTGCTATGCTCCAATCTTTACATCAAGATGTTTCTGCTGTCTTTGTTGGTTGGTGAAGTTGGATAGCGGTGTCTTTGATCTAGAGAATAACTACAGAGATGAGTTAGCATTGCTGACCCAGCACCAGAGGGACTACCACTGTTTGGACAATGTTGTACCTTCACAACTATACGATGTTTCTCAAACAGCAAATCGTGGATTATTCCTAACTTACAGGCctatttgagaaaaaaaaatagatttatttcAGGAAAGAAAGAGGAGCTGAAGGTTGTATAGAGGAGATGGAGAatgagggaggggaggagcAGCGACAGGATGAGGATGAAGGAGCAGCTGAGCAAACTCAGTGGGGTCTATAGAGACCTGAAAACCATCTCTGGCCACAAAAAACCTGCCGCCAGTTTGAGGGAGACAGAGAGCGGGCAGATGACCTGAACTTAATCTTCAGTGCATTCAATAAATCAACTGTCCCTCCACTTGTTCTGCAAGCACCTCCTACAGCAATCATCTTACTACCAAACTGAACATCTACAGGACTTTTAGACCCATGTCCTTCCCCCCCTCTCTACCACCTTCTACTGTCAGCACTTAGCTAACCTGACCCTCACAACAAACCAGGTGAGAAACCCAGTGGATCAAGGCGAGAAAGATGGGCATCATCTCAAGTCTTCTTAAGATGTCCCTTTGACCCAGTGGAGGTGGTGATGCTGGCTAAGCTGTTGGAGAAGACATCCCGCCCCCTGCAGAACTCTCTGACAGCACTAGACAGCGCTGTCATTGACAGCTTCACCTGCAATGTGTAAAGTAGAGATCCCACTGATCTTTACTTTATGCTGCTGTCAGACTTCACAACCAGCTTCCAGTAGACCAAACACTCTGGTGCAGCATCAATGCATTGAAACCCTTGTGTTAtgaatattttatacatttaccaAGTCTCTGTacaatggatttttttcttatacAAGAACGTGGGCAGTACTAGTATTTCCTACTCACCAAAGAACCTGTGCAGTATCACTCAGTCCAATAGCAGTGGAATATGTGTAATGTCTGAATTTCTACCAATGGAAGAATTTGTACAAAATTTTTGTCACTATTCACTTTGCTGTAACAATGCAAATTTCCCAGCTGTTGGAATAATCTTGAAACGCTTAAGGTCTTAGTTTGTGTACTAAGTATTTATGGAAAGGTATAAATATTCATGCATTTGTCAAATTTCCATGTTAAATGGTGTGGCTAAAGAGAAGGTGAGATGTGATCATAAGGGAGATGTTGCacttttctttgacattttatgagGCTTCTTGGAGGCATCATGGTTTTGCACTCGATTTtgtgtcacagaagtctttttttgtcactaaAATGAGCATCAGCTCAAACTCTATTTATTGTCACACCTCCAACACCTGGTTTATTttggaaaattacaaaaatagatCGACAGTATCATCATAAGCTGTTTCTGATCTGGCCATATCTTTGTTCGAAGCATACTGAGGATAAACTAAAACAACTTTTTTAGTTTTCTAACTTGACGGCACTACACATGCTTGCGAATTATTCATGACCCTCACACCAACATCCTGGAAACAGTAGCCTCACTGTCAGTCCCATCCAGGCATGATGCTTGCCTTTATCTCTCACCTGGATGCTATTGCTGATGGGCCTTACTAGaggttttatttcctgtctcAGTGGTTCAGAAATTATGAAATCTACTATGTGTAACTTCACCGAATTGAGATGTTTGCTGAATTGAATTCTCGTTAATCAGCTTAGCTTAGTTCGCTCCTGCTATTAAGGTAATTCCAAACTGAAGACACCATCCATGGGTAATATGCTGAAAGGCACAGGTGTGCCCAGGTGCTGCTGGCATCAATTACCTGGTTGCATGGTACTTAGGCTTGCTTTTGAAGTATTTTACAGTGGTAATGGAGTATTTGAAATGCCCAATCCCATGCATTAATTGGTTTGCACTAGAAAATATACACAATTGTTGTATTAATTTGAATCAAGTGTCAGCTGAGCCACTGTGTGACGGCCAGCTGGAGCCACAGCTTTGGACTGGGCTGCTCCATACCACTGAGAGGCAACGACTCAGGGCGCCACCACCTTACAGAGCGGTTTGATAACTCAAACAAAAACTGTATGTGAATTTACTGACAGAACATACAGTTGCTTAAGTAGGCATGGGCAAAAGGCAAACTTTGAAATACATGTTCGCATTGCACCCTTTCAACCGGATTCTAATTGTTTTGCATGTTAGATAGATCACTAATCTAAGCATCATAATGAATGCCCCCAATTCCtgatctgtgtctctgtgtgtccaAAAGGTGGAGGATGAACTGAAGTCTCCTGTGGTCCTGTTCAAGTTTTCCCAAGAAATGAGTGCTGGTGAGGATCTCACACTCCAGGCtaatatacataaaataaagacaGTAATGTACAGCAGCTGCAGATCTTAATCTTTTTATGATaaattttatgtaaattttCCGACAAGACGATaaaagttgatgtataatgTTTAATGGAGGCAGTAGGATGGTTGAGCTTGCAATACTGGGTGGTGAAATGGGGAATTTTAGTGTAGCAGGACTGAGGAAGAAGCACAATCTTTAACCCAGAGACACGCTCTGTACGTGTTTTTCAGATACAGCAGTCTGAAGAGTAGCCTGATGCAAATGAGACTTTTTTTCCAGTGCCTGTCCATGGCATTCACTATCTAACATTCAGTCAGTGGCTTCTCCTAAAGCTTCAGCTTCAGAGCAATATCAATCAGTGAGTCTGACCATTTAACTGTCATCTCTGTAGCAGACACTATGTGATTCCAggagaacaataaaataaaatgcatgtaCATTCCTCTTAGTTGACTCTTGCCAATGACCcgcaagtttttttttgttgtttttttgacatgttGTTACTTGTCTGACTGTTATCAGATGAAGGGAGACTGTGAAAGTATGATGAGAAGCTGGGGTGAGAACTGTTTTAAGCAGAtccactggaaaaaataaaagcatggacaAACCTGTGTAAATCCTAGAATGCTCTAGctgatgaaattatgttcagGTGAAGAAAAAAGTTGCATGGTGTGAGATAGGATGGTCATCTTAATCAAAATCTGCTTTACTAACTGTGTTGCATACACTGGTGTGATGTCCTGATGAAAGCTGAAACTATTTTTGTTTACAGCTATGACCTCTTTGTTCTGATCCCTTCTTGCAAAATTCAAAGaacctattttttttaaaaacgtaTACATTGAAGGGGAAAGGAACTGAAATGTAATTTTccttcattaaaataaattaaagcgTCTCATTGTTTATTTGCCGGAAGATGATTATTTTGTTGTAATGTAAGATTTGGAGAAATACGTAGGAAAAATGGTGCTCTGAGCTTCATGTGTAAATGTGACTTCAACTATTCACTGAAATGATATAAACTACATCAGTGAGCTAACTCCACCTCCCACTGACTGTCACTGTAGCAGCTTTAGAGCGATGCATTGCTATGACAAAAAAAGTACAGTAACAGTTGACATTGCTGTattccatttttctgtcttttcccaTGCTGCTAGCATCCCATGAGGGTTCAGTGGAGGGTTTCTGTGCTGGAGAGAAAGAGGTCCTTGATGCCTTCAACAGATGGGTGAGTGTTTTCCCTTCTTAAAAATGTACTGTAGCTTGTCTGTTTGGGCTAATGCTAGTAAAAGCTGCACAAATCTAGAagtgggtgacaaattaaaataagaaaaaaacataagtgTCTCAGTGCAGTCTTGTTTCACCACACAATGCTACAGCAGCTTGAGTGTTCCTTGTCATTAATACTTCAACTCTCTCCAaaaagatattccctcatttagcatttttatgaTTATGGTGGAGGGTGTTGCTAGCTTTGTGTgtgttacaaaacaaaaaaagtttacaGAATTAAAACCCTTTTtctgaacaaaacaaagttgtgttgttggtgCTGACTGACAAAACTGGTTACTTATActgggtttttctttttttaatttttgtgtgtATAGCTAGGTGAACAGCTGGCTCAGCTGGTTCCCACCTCTGGAGTAGATGTGGTGGAGCTTGAAGAAGAGGGTACCTGTGTTCGCTTCAGCCCCCTCGTGACTGCTGCAGGTGGCGTgaaagcacacacagacacgcaagCATAACATTCTGCTTTTATCTATTTATACACCGTGTCCCAAAAGCTCATTCTCCCCGctggacaacatgtttgaaCATGTCACCATGCCTGAAAGACTGAAAACTGGGATCAACGTGAAAGAGGGGAATACTAGGGGAATATTCAGtctttgagctttgtttttatgggGAAAACTAACTTTTGGGACACAGTTAAATATTGATAGCGAGAGTGAAAACTGACTTCTATCTCCCGTCCAGTCCTGGGGACCCAGCAAGAGGATGTTGAGGACCTGGTAGTGAAGCTGATGGAGGTGGTTCCTGTGATGAATTCCACATTGTGCCTAATACAGGACTTCAGAGAGCAGACCCACCGACATTCACCCTCTCTTAGATACATAGAGGAGCACAGCTGGCCTGGCCTTGGAGCTGTTCGGTAAGCTTGGGTGAACTATACGTTCATCTTCTTGTATGAAAGAGAAAATCTAATTGATTTAAAAGGCTCTTGAATGTTTAAGTTGTTGAgatgtggattattttcagctCAGATTGGTCCATCACACATCTACATATTTGATATCTCTGTCTGAATGAAACAAGACTTCTCTCAAAGATGAATCAAGCACAGTTGCaagttttacttttaattacTGTGTGTTTAACAATTTAGTGACAAGATCTGCTGTGGTAGGAATCAAGCATGGGGCTGtgatggatgtgtttctgttcaggTACGAGCCACAGGCTGATGGAATGGATGAGATCAGGAGGAAGCAGGAGCTGGAGAAAATTAACACTGAGCTGCTGAAGAAACTACAAGAGCTCGACACTGACatcatcttctcctctggttAGTAAGTCTTCACATCTGAGGGGCTTGTGAGAGACACGGTATTCCTATTACTTAACATTTCTgttgtctctctttttcttctctatATTTCATTCCAGGCTCTGAGTTTGGAACAGAGGACGACTGTATTTTTGTGGGCATGGTGACTGAGGATGTGGATGTTTGCGAGCTAGTGGATACAATAGCCGCCCTGGGAAGGGACATAGTGGAGAGTGGAAGGGTAACTGCCATACTCACTTTATAGGATACATGAAGGCCAATGAATAGTAAGAAAAAAGTGCATTCAGTTTAAGTTTGCCCACCACTTGGCTTGCATTGCACCCAGCGCCTCCTGAAGATGGCAGGAACGCTGTGCACTGGGCAGGTGGTTACTGAATTGTTGCTCAgaatttttgtttcactttcagaGCACAGAACAGAAGGATTTAGTGATTTGGAAGCTCCAGATAAGCTCGATCTTACTGTCTTTTCACTCTTTCTCTGACTGATTGTTGGTGTTAGAGGTAGAAGAACTACTGTAACTGTTTTCTTCACTAAACTATTAAAATCCCACagagaaaaatactgtaaaagtCCTGCGTTAGCGATACTCAAAAGCAAAGAGTGAAACAGGTTTCATCTTGAATAGGGATGAATTCAAAGAGTGTCTGCCTTTTGGAATGAATGAAAAGAGgataaattcctttttttttttttttttttggtttgccGAAAGTAGTTGTTCCTCGTGTTAGTCCTAATCTGGCTGTTTGCTTAGGCTGCTCATCACTTTAGGTTCAGCGCAGTAGAAGTACAAAAACGTCTGCTTGATCTAAAGATCTAAACAGTAAATGTCAGACTTTAGTTTAGAAGTAAATGAGAAGGAAAATCCACCAGAGTGATCTAGAGAGTGTTGAGGAGCCTTCACTGATATTATATGTATGTATTAGAATACCTCCTCTAAATTATGCTCCAGCTTTGGTGGTTGTTTCACGTTTCCAAACATGTTTCCTGTGTAGCTGTTGGAGAACATGACAGAGGTGGTGAGGAAAGGCATCCTGGAGGCcgagctgcagctgcaaaaggcTAACGAGGAGAAGCTCATTGAAGAGGTTCGTGTTTAAAATGGATGTCGCTCATAATATTGTATACTCTTTTGCTTTACTGACTGTGAGTGTTGTAGTTCTACATGCAGCTCTGTGGATAAAGTGATTTAAATATATGACTTCCtccatgtctgtgtgttcaAGGGGATGCTGAGGCAGCTTCCTCTGGTTGGCTCTGTGTTGAACTGGTTCTCCCCAGTTCAAAGCTCCATTAAGGGAAGGACCTTCAACCTAGCTGCAGGTACGGCATGTTGCTTTTTATTGGGGCGTTGATAGTCATTGCAATGCTCCTACTGTTTGTCTTGCAACATCTAACATTCATAGTGCCACATAATTTTAAGAAAATGCAGCTACTATACCATTCCAAATGATACTGGTAATTTCTGCCACATTCTAAAACATTCTAATACACCGTAAACTGTGAACAGCTGATGCTCTAGTTATTTCTATGTCATAACTACAAGAAAAGGGTTGCTCACAAGACGAGGCAAGGCGAGGCAAGCCACATTTAAGTTTTTTCAAGCGAATATCGCCAAAGTGAAAAGTATAATCAATAAAAAGAATAATGCAGGATTTAACTATAGTTAAAGCTCTGCACATAGCAATGCTGTAACCGTAGAAAAGACTGTAGATTAGTTCTTCTAAAGACGATACCTGTATTACATCCTGTCCCCAAGTATGTAAGTGTTCGTCAGTGTATATGTAACATACGTGTGAATATTAATGGTTTGTGTCTTTAGGCTCCCTGGATTCCACAGAGGTGACTTACTCTACCAAGGCCCAGGCAGGAAAGCAGTCCCTTCAAGATGCTCCCACTTCTTCTTCAAAGAGACTGCCAGGTAGGATAGCTCATCCTGTGTGTTTTCGAATAGGATCCGTTATTCAAACAAGAGGCAAACCTCAAGTGCACATTGTGgagctgtttttattcacatGGTAAAGTCAGCATGTCATACTCGCCATTCTCTTTTTATAAAAAGCTTTAattcactgacatttttcagttgttgttgTCTGATTGTTATGAAGCTATTCTCAGTAAAACTAATTTTTTTCTGGCTGATATTTAATTATAAAAGCCAACCAGTGAAGAAAGAGATTTTAGGTACACTTGAGACCAGAAGCTTACATACACTGTATAAAAGGACACATCAGAAAGTAGCCATGTTTCCATTCTGCATTTTAAGTGCATTTTCAAGTATAACATTAGAAAAGTGTGATTTGAAATGGTaaaatctgaagaagaaaagctttcccaataaaaaaaaaaaaaaagattttgtgtTCATCTAAGGtagttttaaacaaaaacaccctTTTGAATAAGTGCTAATGTCGTAAACATCTAATTCACGTGACTGATCATTTTTCCCCATTTACTGCATTGTCTTGACAGCTGAAACATGGCCAATGAAAAGCGGTTCCTGAAGACTTCTCCTCAGTTTATCGTCTTCTTCATAGATAGaataagttttgtttgtttgacccTATGCTTCTTGTCTTTCCgacttcttcttctctgtttagTACAGTCATGTGTAATGTAGTCTGTAgcaccacctgctggcaacacttgtcaacaaaatgtttttgctcCAAAGCAACAATCggtttaaaggggaactttgttttttttcaacctggggtctgtttccatatgtaatttcatacatgtgagtgacggagaaatgaatttttgacatagctccagtatttagccaggcagacagcttagcagctcagctagcagctcagctagcgaaaactatggggcagctggcccccccgcgtcaaagtccgccctaacgtgctttgtGCCCCACAccgaccggctcagatagtctcaataagtgtcccacaacatactagagatgagaagtgaacgaaaacctccacattacctggcgatcgctctttgttgtgtctgtatccaaatctcaggacgctagaacgcaaatctcgttccgaaatcgtgcaAGAGCTCGcaccaaaaccggtgttttggaaacagaccccaggttgaaaaaaaacgaagttcccctttactTCACATTCTGTAAGTTTGGGAAGGAATTTACAACTCATAGTCTATTCAGTGAAGTACTGTCATTGACAAGCTCATGGCCAACATACTAGCCAGAACCGCACTCCCTCAGGTTTGGAGCTTCGTCCTGCAGGCATTGTCAGAGAATAGCTGTAATTTTGCAATTTGATGTCTGGTTTGAGCAGTAATTTGCTTTTGCTTTCTGTGAGCTTTATCTGTCACACAATCGTTCTTGACATTTAACTTGTGCCACAGGTCAGAGGTTGTTCCAGCGCTCCGGGCCAGGATCAGACTCCATAAGTGAAACCAGCTCCATCGGACAAGCTGACGACACGGCTATGGAGAGGAGTGTCCCTGAGCGCAGCAGCGTCCAACCTCCCATCTCTCCAACTGCACTAGAGACTCCAAGTGACACTGCAAGCGATGTCACAACGGAGAAGATCCAGGGGTCTTGTGAGCAGGTACCCTCACAGGTGGAGGCTGAGGAGGCGACAAAAGAGAGGCAGCCTGAAGGCCAAGAGGTGAAGCAGAGTAGCAGATAGGACGACTCTTTCTGCAGACGTCCTCCAACCGTCCTGTACATGGAACCAGCCTAACAGAGTTTATGAAGAAAGGTGTATTACATTATGAATATAACTTATTGAAGGGTAACGGTGATGGAGCTAGCTTGGGCTGTTTGTCTTGGCCTTATTGTTTCAGCACAGCTATGATGTCAAAGTGAAGGAAGAATTGAATTGCCATATTGCACACAGAATTGTTTTCCACAGGATTAGTTAATTCACCATGTTTTCAAATGAAAACTTCAGTCAAAATCAAGCAGCTCAATATTAAAGTAATTACCACAGCGgttaaaatgttcaaactgaATGTTCGACTCAGTCACACAACAAAATGTGTAACAGCTACGTTGGTCCACAAGGCAAAAACACTAGTTTTGTAATAAAAGCTGCCTATGTTTTCCGGCTATTCCTTTCCGTTGACCTGCATCCATCCAAGCCATGTTGCTTTCAAATTTCTTTCACTTTATAAAGAAAACTCTGCAGATGAAGGTGGGGCAGGTGGATATAAAGTGGACTTTCACCCAGTAGAGCGGGCTTTAAATACCACGTGgaaacattgttttgtttgtttccagtcACTCTTTGCTTTTGGTTTggcgccattttgtttttttttgctaggTTTAGGAACAGATAATACTTAAAGTTGAAATACGTCCAAAGCTCCGGTTGTTTCTACTTTGAGTCCCGCCCCAAAAGCAGCCTTTTTTGTCAAATGAACACATTTTGCGCTTCGGACCAGCGTCGCTGTCGAGCTATCAGATTCCTCGCTGTAAATATTCTGCAACAACATATATGTAACTCACCCACTCTGTAATAATTTATGATAAATAAGCCAATGTAGACAGATTGGAATATCACtgtgtatttcatttttttttaaactgctgatAATACCAGTAACCTGCTTACACCACCTTGATGTGTGCACTACCCGACAATGCTATGATGGGGGGAGAAATCCTCCATAAAGACTAAAATCATTAACAACACATGCAATGAAATTATTAGGTTAGATTAATTAGAAATTAAGTTTGAGGGTCAAGATCTTTACAAGAGTTCAATAAGTACAAgataaagttgcattttttggggaaaagaCATACTGTGGGATACATTTGTACTTTAACAAGAATAAAATACAGTGCAaggcagagaaaacaaaatgttctcAATTTTATAAGATAAGGTCATGGATTCTGGTAGTTAAGTCATGTTTTCAGAAATAGATCACAAATTAAGAGCAACACGTGTTACTGGACTAGATAGAGTAGTTCCAACTTATGTGGTTGTCATTTTCATGGCAAAATACTCTCTTTACTACAGAGTATTAAAATATGCGTTTATCTTGGAGCAGTTAAAGCTCATTCTCCACatattctgatttttttcctcataaaaCAAGGACATTATTCCTACAATAACATGACTTTTCTTCACTGTTGACTTCTAATATGAAAACTGTTTTCTTCAAATCTgtcttcagtcttttttttcttttttttgactcAAAATCAAGCACCTGTTACAACCACACATTCA
This window harbors:
- the pdxdc1 gene encoding pyridoxal-dependent decarboxylase domain-containing protein 1 isoform X4; the protein is MLSAECSDASSHTSSMMVDSTLTQVGKNLNEAMRILGDGQGELESGTRRQHFGSTGIPGPLQGDGQDVSTLLHLVHNLINDEDEDGEKPTLQLQNVGEQGHMALLGHSLAAYISVLDRERLRKLTTRILSDTTMWLCRLFRYENGSACFHDDDRDGLVKVCRLVINARYQEYASEGYAVLSSKQPIIYQSAACRPGLAQHLCTQLGLPLSSLCTVPCNTVFGSQHQMDVALLEKLIKEDKEAGKLPLLLIANAGTPGAGHTDKLGRLRDLCDQYSLWLHVEGVNLATLALGEVTSAIMAATRSDSMTLTPGQWLGLPAVTAVTLYRHEDPALSLAAGLTPSQPVEKLRALPLWLSLQYLGHSGVVQKFRHATSLSQQLLQKLKSVTSIKTSVEDELKSPVVLFKFSQEMSAASHEGSVEGFCAGEKEVLDAFNRWLGEQLAQLVPTSGVDVVELEEEGTCVRFSPLVTAAVLGTQQEDVEDLVVKLMEVVPVMNSTLCLIQDFREQTHRHSPSLRYIEEHSWPGLGAVRYEPQADGMDEIRRKQELEKINTELLKKLQELDTDIIFSSGSEFGTEDDCIFVGMVTEDVDVCELVDTIAALGRDIVESGRLLENMTEVVRKGILEAELQLQKANEEKLIEEGMLRQLPLVGSVLNWFSPVQSSIKGRTFNLAAGSLDSTEVTYSTKAQAGKQSLQDAPTSSSKRLPGQRLFQRSGPGSDSISETSSIGQADDTAMERSVPERSSVQPPISPTALETPSDTASDVTTEKIQGSCEQVPSQVEAEEATKERQPEGQEVKQSSR